Proteins from a single region of Colias croceus chromosome Z, ilColCroc2.1:
- the LOC123704962 gene encoding potassium channel subfamily T member 2 isoform X2, which translates to MSMFFFRFHNLRRAEEKRMKRRAKRNTNSDNLTAPSRLLERPLSQPVDSLDEIAAQIPRVRVEYYVNENTFKERLQLYFIKNQRSSLRIRIVNLFFKILACLLYIFRVCADGDPINATCYGCKPGNKSEFEFSANLTEEEFQEHPIINWDGIIWVHRPLYLWLVQVILAMISLAEAILLAYLGYKGNIWQQILSFHFILEMVNTVPFALTVPFPPLRNLFIPVFLNCWLAKRSLENMFNDLHRAMQKSQSALSQQLMILCVTLLCLVFTSVCGIQHFQRAGHRHLNLFQATYFVVVTFSTVGYGDFVPDIWPSQLFMVIMIGVALVVLPTQFEQLAFTWMERQKLGGSYSSHRAQSEKHVVVCSTTLHADTIMDFLNEFYAHPLLQDYYVVLLSPMELDTTMRMILQVPIWAQRVIYIQGSCLKDTDLIRARMNEAEACFILAARNYADKTAADEHTILRSWAVKDFAPDVPQYVQIFRPENKLHVKFAEFVVCEDEFKYALLANNCTCPGASTLVTLLLHTSRGQEGQQSPEEWHRLYGKCSGNEIYHILLGDSRFFGEYEGKSFTYASFHSHRKYGVALVGVRPAELPEFYEETILLNPGPRHIMKASDTCYYMSITKEENSAFVSDKQAEKPIAKDQTACSLVSNERDAEEGGGRKRADGSKMDPFDLPKVVLQAPASSNASPSRHTVSSANFTMTSYKVEGSESRLCLKDSPATDSATDSHLLLPRPDNPNFLSPDTLHSRRGSRRPSILPVPDMVTSSLNIASDNQEEEPEVDASEDELEDNVPWRSPSEKIADDATSSSMWSLDCHGRSAWRNDFSRIVKGFPPVSPFIGVSPTLCYLLKEKKPLCCLQLAQVCEHCSYRNAKEYQWQNKTIILAADYASNGIYNFIIPLRAHFRSKTSLNPIILLLERRPDIAFLDAISYFPLVYWMMGTIDSLDDLLRAGITLAENVVVVNKELSNSAEEDSLSDCNTIVAVQTMFKFFPSIRSITELSQSSNMRFMQFRAHDKYALHLSKMEKREKERGSHISYMFRLPFAAGSVFSASMLDTLLYQAFVKDYVITFVRLLLGVDQAPGSGFLTSMKITKEDMWIRTYGRLYQKLCSTSCEIPIGIYRTQDTSLADPSHVSMSPRGSSSWLWSRLTGMRTSQGSAGSEESRQGGRAEGRTDSRSPTGCLSGCYGDRTPAYSASLADEARDNHAQQIERAEIANLVRSRMESLNLSGIDYDDVSEKRNSLSYVIINPSCDLNLQEGDIIYLVRPSPFSAQKTFERHNSRRKSNISFCSSALIQAAAGDGRRGSAMAGLSSLSPRAPPLSNTKANSLSLPDSPTILTDFRGRSNSLRVVDESLLRRSNSLRQGIGLGAISRRRKSSLEEIGITHFNSLLQHQQQQQQQNAEAIKMALNGSIGLEVTPPDEGPVDLGGPFSGYQELAAALPSASSAASLSPDPQLLQGTIV; encoded by the exons GTTTACGCATTAGGATAGTAAACCTATTTTTCAAGATTTTGGCGTGTCTCCTGTATATATTCCGCGTCTGTGCTGATGGAGACCCAATTAATGCAACATG TTACGGCTGCAAACCAGGCAACAAGTCGGAGTTCGAGTTCTCCGCGAACCTCACGGAGGAGGAGTTCCAGGAGCACCCCATCATCAACTGGGACGGCATCATCTGGGTGCACCGGCCACTCTACCTCTGGCTCGTGCAGGTCATCCTGGCCATGATCTCGCTGGCTGAAGCCATCCTGCTGGCGTATTTGGGATATAAA GGCAACATATGGCAGCAGATTCTGTCATTTCACTTTATTCTAGAGATGGTGAACACCGTGCCATTTGCGTTGACG GTTCCTTTCCCACCGCTGCGGAACCTGTTCATACCTGTGTTTCTCAACTGCTGGCTCGCTAAGAGATCTCTTGAAAACATGTTT AACGATTTGCACCGAGCCATGCAAAAGTCACAGTCAGCTCTTTCACAACAACTTATGATATTATGTGTGACGCTACTGTGTCTCGTTTTTACAAG CGTCTGCGGCATCCAGCACTTCCAGCGCGCGGGGCACCGGCACCTGAACCTGTTCCAGGCGACCTACTTCGTGGTGGTGACCTTCTCCACGGTGGGCTACGGGGACTTCGTGCCGGACATCTGGCCCTCGCAGCTGTTCATGGTCATCATGATTGGAGTCGCGCTTGTTGTTTTGCCGACTCAG TTCGAGCAACTAGCGTTCACATGGATGGAGCGGCAGAAGCTGGGCGGCTCGTACTCCTCCCACCGAGCGCAGTCGGAGAAGCACGTGGTGGTCTGCTCCACCACGCTCCACGCGGACACCATCATGGACTTCCTCAACGAGTTCTATGCACACCCTCTGCTGCAGGACTACTACGTGGTGCTCTTGTCTCCCATGGAACTTGATACTACGATGAGGATGATACTGCAG GTCCCTATATGGGCACAGCGCGTGATCTACATCCAAGGGTCATGCCTCAAGGACACAGACCTGATCCGCGCGAGGATGAACGAGGCAGAGGCCTGTTTCATCCTCGCTGCGAGGAACTATGCTGATAAAACTGCTGCAGATGAGCATACTATCCTCAG GTCATGGGCCGTTAAAGACTTCGCTCCAGACGTGCCGCAGTACGTGCAGATCTTCAGACCAGAGAACAAATTGCACGTGAAGTTCGCAGAGTTCGTGGTCTGCGAGGACGAGTTCAAGTATGCTCTGCTGGCGAACAACTGCACCTGCCCTGGAGCGTCCACACTGGTCACCTTGCTGCTGCACACCAGCCGAGGACA aGAAGGGCAACAGTCGCCCGAGGAGTGGCACAGGCTGTACGGCAAGTGCTCCGGCAACGAGATCTACCACATCCTGCTCGGCGACAGCCGCTTCTTCGGCGAGTACGAGGGCAAGAGCTTCACCTACGCCAGCTTCCACTCACACCGCAA GTACGGTGTCGCCTTGGTCGGAGTTCGCCCCGCCGAACTACCAGAATTTTATGAGGAAACGATATTATTAAATCCCGGTCCGAGACACATAATGAAAGCGAGTGATACATGTTATTATATGAGCATCACAAAAGAGGAGAATTCCGCTTTTGTTTCCGACAAACAGGCGGAGAAACCGATAGCAAAAGATCAGACAGCTTGTAGCCTGGTCTCTAACGAGAGGGACGCGGAAGAGGGAGGCGGGCGGAAAAGAGCAGACGGTAGTAAAATGGATCCATTCGACCTCCCAAAAGTGGTTCTACAAGCTCCCGCAAGTTCAAATGCATCGCCATCACGCCATACTGTTTCATCCGCTAATTTTACTATGACTAGCT ATAAAGTGGAGGGCTCGGAGTCTCGTCTGTGTCTCAAAGACTCCCCGGCTACCGACAGCGCTACGGACAGTCATCTGCTCTTGCCACGGCCAGACAATCCTAACTTCCTTAGTCCTGATACTCTACATTCACGGCGAg GAAGCAGACGACCATCGATACTGCCTGTACCGGACATGGTGACCAGCAGCCTGAACATTGCGTCAGACAACCAAGAGGAGGAGCCCGAAGTGGACGCCAGTGAAGATGAACTGGAAGACAACGTGCCCTGGAGGTCCCCTTCAGAGAAGATCGC AGACGACGCGACCAGCAGCTCCATGTGGTCGCTGGACTGCCACGGGAGGTCCGCCTGGCGCAACGACTTCTCGAG GATCGTGAAAGGTTTCCCGCCAGTCTCGCCTTTCATCGGAGTGAGTCCGACGCTTTGCTACTTGCTTAAGGAAAAGAAGCCGCTGTGCTGTCTGCAACTAGCGCAAGTGTGTGAGCATTGCTCGTATAGAAACGCGAAGGAGTACCAGTGGCAGAACAAGACGATCATCTTGGCAGCAGATTATGCGTCTAACGGaatttacaactttataatTCCCTTGCGAGCTCACTTTAGATCAAAGACGTCGCTGAATCCAATTATACTGCTACTGGAACGCAGACCTGATATAGCATTTTTGGATGCCATATCATACTTCCCGTTGGTATATTGGATGATGGGAACCATTGATTC GTTGGATGATCTTCTTAGAGCTGGGATAACTCTCGCAGAGAATGTTGTAGTGGTCAATAAGGAATTGTCAAATTCAGCGGAAGAGGACAGTTTGTCCGACTGCAACACCATTGTGGCGGTTCAAACAATGTTCAA ATTCTTTCCATCAATAAGATCCATCACGGAGCTATCGCAATCGTCGAACATGCGCTTCATGCAGTTCCGTGCACATGACAAATATGCTCTGCATCTTTCAAAGATGGAAAAG CGTGAAAAGGAGCGCGGCTCGCACATATCATACATGTTCCGCCTCCCGTTCGCCGCGGGCTCCGTGTTCTCGGCGTCCATGCTGGACACTCTGCTGTACCAGGCCTTCGTCAAGGACTACGTCATCACGTTCGTCCGCCTGCTGCTGGGGGTCGACCAGGCGCCTGGATCCGGGTTCCTTACATCC ATGAAAATAACAAAGGAAGACATGTGGATCCGTACATACGGTCGGCTTTACCAAAAGTTATGTTCGACATCTTGCGAAATCCCGATCGGTATCTATCGAACCCAGGACACGAGCCTGGCCGACCCTTCTCACGTGAGTATGTCTCCACGCGGCTCCTCAAGTTGGTTATGGTCACGCCTCACGGGAATGCGAACATCGCAAGGATCG GCGGGTTCGGAGGAGAGCCGGCAGGGCGGAAGGGCGGAGGGCCGGACCGACTCGCGGTCTCCGACGGGCTGCCTGAGCGGCTGCTACGGCGACCGCACGCCGGCG TATTCGGCGAGTCTCGCTGATGAGGCGAGGGACAACCACGCGCAACAGATTGAGAGGGCTGAGATAGCGAACTTGGTGCGATCTCGCATGGAGTCGCTAAATTTGAGCGGGATCGACTATGACGATGTCAGTGAGAAGCGCAACAGCCTGTCTTACGTTATCATCAACCCCAGCTGCGATTTGAACTTGCAGGAAGGAGATATCAT ATATCTCGTTCGACCATCCCCGTTCTCGGCGCAGAAGACATTCGAACGCCACAACAGTCGCCGAAAGTCGAACATAAGCTTCTGTTCGAGCGCATTGATTCAAGCGGCGGCGGGTGACGGTCGCAGAGGCTCAGCCATGGCGGGCCTGTCGAGCTTGTCACCCCGGGCGCCGCCCCTGTCCAACACCAAGGCGAATTCGCTGTCGCTGCCTGACAGTCCCACCATATTAACGGACTTTCGAGGCCGCTCCAACTCGCTGCGAGTGGTCGACGAGTCCTTGCTGCGTCGGTCGAACTCTCTGCGGCAGGGTATCGGCTTGGGCGCGATATCTCGCCGGCGAAAGAGCAGCCTCGAAGAGATCGGCATCACGCACTTCAACTCGCTGCTGCAACATCAACAGCAACAGCAGCAGCAGAACGCCGAGGCGATCAAGATGGCGCTGAACGGGAGCATCGGCTTGGAAGTGACGCCGCCCGACGAGGGGCCCGTGGACCTGGGCGGGCCGTTCAGCGGCTACCAGGAGCTGGCGGCGGCGCTGCCCTCCGCGTCGTCGGCGGCGAGCCTGTCGCCGGACCCGCAGCTGCTGCAGGGCACCATCGTATGA